One window of Bacillus sp. FJAT-45350 genomic DNA carries:
- the hemC gene encoding hydroxymethylbilane synthase, with translation MRKIVIGSRKSNLALTQTEWVIDQLKQAGAPFEFEIKKIVTKGDQILDVTLSKVGGKGLFVKEIEQAMMDKEIDIAVHSMKDVPSELHEGFTLAATTKRVDPRDAFISNDHVKLADLPAGSIVGTSSLRRSAQILAQRPDLEIQWIRGNIETRLRKLKEENFDAIILAAAGLERMGWSKDIVTEFLEPDVCIPAVGQGALGIECRSDDQEVIDLLQHINDDVTARTVAAERAFLYKIEGGCQVPIAAYSTLDGEDIKITALVGSPDGKTILHETMTGKDPVELGQAVAGQLLEKGAKEILDKVKKELNQ, from the coding sequence ATGAGAAAAATAGTGATCGGTTCAAGAAAAAGTAATCTTGCTCTTACTCAAACGGAATGGGTAATTGACCAATTAAAACAAGCTGGCGCGCCTTTTGAGTTTGAAATTAAGAAAATCGTGACAAAGGGAGATCAAATTCTTGATGTTACCCTTTCAAAAGTTGGTGGAAAAGGCTTGTTTGTTAAAGAAATCGAGCAAGCGATGATGGATAAAGAGATTGATATAGCAGTTCATAGTATGAAGGATGTTCCTTCTGAGCTTCATGAAGGATTTACACTTGCTGCGACTACAAAGCGTGTTGATCCACGTGATGCTTTTATTTCGAACGATCATGTAAAGCTAGCTGATTTACCTGCGGGTTCAATTGTAGGAACAAGTAGTTTACGTCGCTCTGCACAAATTTTAGCACAGCGTCCTGACCTTGAAATACAGTGGATTCGTGGAAACATTGAAACTCGTTTACGTAAATTAAAAGAAGAGAACTTTGATGCAATTATTTTAGCTGCTGCAGGGCTTGAGCGCATGGGGTGGTCGAAGGATATTGTAACTGAATTTTTAGAGCCAGACGTTTGTATTCCAGCAGTTGGACAAGGGGCATTAGGTATTGAATGTCGCTCTGATGATCAAGAAGTAATTGATTTATTACAGCATATTAATGACGACGTGACTGCTCGTACAGTGGCAGCTGAGCGTGCATTTCTTTATAAAATTGAAGGAGGCTGTCAGGTTCCGATTGCAGCGTATAGTACGCTTGACGGAGAAGACATCAAGATTACAGCATTAGTCGGTAGTCCAGATGGAAAGACAATCCTTCATGAAACAATGACAGGGAAGGACCCAGTTGAGTTAGGACAAGCAGTTGCTGGTCAGTTACTTGAGAAGGGTGCAAAAGAGATTCTCGATAAAGTAAAGAAAGAGCTTAACCAATAA
- the spoVID gene encoding stage VI sporulation protein D: MTQDHPSKLSFSIEESVWLNKGQEIQEIMSMSLDPNISIEEKDEHVYIRGGLQLIGEYRPSQSEEGYNVEEDSVRDQRAFRSIEEVSVSEDGIGEIKHYFPIDVTIPINRIKNLEDIYVQVETFDYDLPERSCIQLTADVSISGMSTTQERTTPVEEPQPQEVPELQPIEQSEAFEPVEVPEIIGGEDADISQKFQFEARREPELDIAAPPEPPKMEVEEPSPQNEMEESAPPITERQEAAEQKEVEPVKEEELVTKVAINSRPDKKEGPSNGASWSSMIPDSSKEEIVEEPKEEVEPALDRPEPTPVAEEVEETPAYEEPVQEAEPPRAEEPAPVFADFTPWNGEEKQEAEMNRSESKEEVEVEEPVAEEPPREEEEVLEPVAAQAEPETVNRPEETKINIAPLKTTEEPKDVSEDTEPGRDPEDDAQPQSKGQKEGNALYLTKMLTNGEEQFSKLKMCIIQENESLDMIAERYEVSTSQLVRVNRLDDEKVAEGQILYIPVTHKV, from the coding sequence GTGACGCAAGATCACCCATCAAAATTATCATTTTCCATTGAGGAATCTGTTTGGTTGAATAAAGGACAGGAAATCCAAGAAATTATGTCAATGTCTCTTGACCCGAATATTAGTATTGAAGAAAAGGATGAGCATGTATACATTCGTGGAGGACTACAATTAATAGGGGAATATCGCCCATCTCAATCAGAAGAGGGATATAACGTTGAGGAAGATTCAGTAAGAGACCAACGGGCATTCCGTTCGATAGAAGAGGTTTCGGTATCAGAGGATGGCATTGGTGAGATAAAGCATTATTTCCCAATCGATGTAACAATACCAATTAACCGTATTAAAAACTTAGAAGATATTTATGTTCAAGTAGAAACGTTTGATTATGATCTTCCTGAAAGAAGTTGCATTCAATTAACTGCCGATGTATCGATCAGCGGGATGAGTACAACACAGGAAAGAACGACACCAGTGGAGGAGCCTCAACCACAAGAAGTTCCTGAGCTACAGCCGATAGAACAGAGTGAAGCCTTTGAACCAGTGGAGGTACCAGAAATTATTGGTGGAGAAGACGCGGATATCTCGCAAAAATTCCAATTTGAAGCAAGAAGAGAGCCAGAACTAGACATTGCTGCACCACCTGAACCACCTAAAATGGAGGTAGAAGAACCATCTCCTCAAAACGAAATGGAAGAATCTGCACCTCCAATTACTGAGAGACAAGAAGCAGCAGAACAGAAGGAAGTAGAGCCAGTAAAAGAGGAAGAATTAGTAACAAAGGTCGCAATTAATTCTCGTCCAGATAAAAAGGAAGGACCGTCTAATGGAGCATCATGGTCTTCTATGATTCCAGACTCTAGTAAGGAAGAAATAGTAGAAGAACCAAAAGAAGAAGTTGAGCCTGCATTAGATCGACCAGAGCCTACACCTGTTGCAGAAGAAGTGGAAGAAACCCCTGCATATGAAGAACCTGTACAGGAAGCAGAGCCACCAAGAGCAGAAGAACCAGCACCAGTGTTTGCAGATTTTACACCTTGGAATGGGGAAGAAAAACAAGAAGCTGAGATGAATAGAAGCGAATCAAAAGAGGAAGTAGAAGTTGAAGAACCAGTAGCAGAAGAGCCACCTCGTGAAGAGGAAGAGGTTCTTGAACCAGTAGCAGCTCAGGCTGAGCCTGAAACGGTTAATCGACCAGAAGAAACAAAGATTAATATAGCACCGTTAAAGACCACTGAAGAACCAAAAGATGTGAGCGAAGATACAGAGCCAGGAAGAGATCCTGAGGATGATGCACAACCACAATCTAAAGGACAAAAAGAAGGCAATGCACTGTATCTTACAAAGATGTTGACTAATGGTGAAGAACAGTTTTCTAAGCTAAAGATGTGTATCATCCAAGAGAATGAATCGTTAGATATGATCGCTGAGCGTTATGAGGTTTCAACAAGCCAATTAGTACGTGTGAATCGATTAGATGATGAAAAAGTTGCTGAAGGACAAATCTTATATATTCCTGTAACCCATAAAGTATAA
- a CDS encoding cytochrome C assembly family protein, with the protein MSVVSLNWFYLVIIILYCLSVLGYFIDFIQHNRKVNRIAFWLLSIVWIFQTCFFVLRMLEFNRLPVLTSFEGMFFYAWVLVSLSLFINWFFPVDFLVFFTNVVGFVLMALSVFTPTGDVPPELSQLLISELLIIHVFMVIFGYAAFTLAFVFSVMYSLQHNMLKRKNWGKRLLRYGSLSKLDKMAFWTTLISFPVFLLGIILGLIWASIKLGELPWLDAKVISSLTVLAVYGAYLYQRVVKEARGYSMAMLNIVGFLLVLINYFLSSSFSKFHLWY; encoded by the coding sequence ATTTCAGTGGTTAGTTTAAATTGGTTTTACCTCGTCATTATTATTCTCTATTGTTTGAGTGTATTAGGATATTTTATTGATTTTATTCAACACAACCGGAAGGTCAATCGGATTGCCTTCTGGTTGCTTTCGATTGTCTGGATTTTTCAAACGTGTTTTTTTGTTTTACGAATGCTAGAATTTAACCGATTACCCGTACTAACCTCCTTTGAAGGTATGTTCTTTTATGCGTGGGTACTAGTGAGCTTATCTTTGTTTATTAACTGGTTTTTCCCAGTGGATTTTCTAGTCTTTTTTACAAATGTTGTTGGTTTTGTCCTTATGGCATTAAGTGTGTTCACACCAACAGGAGACGTACCTCCAGAGCTTTCACAACTACTCATTTCAGAATTACTTATCATACATGTCTTTATGGTGATATTCGGATATGCCGCCTTTACTTTGGCATTTGTTTTTTCGGTTATGTACAGCTTGCAGCATAATATGCTAAAGCGAAAAAATTGGGGGAAGCGTTTGCTTCGATATGGAAGCCTTTCTAAGCTAGATAAAATGGCATTCTGGACAACGTTGATTTCATTCCCAGTGTTTCTGTTAGGAATTATATTAGGATTAATATGGGCATCAATTAAACTTGGTGAATTACCATGGTTGGATGCGAAAGTCATTAGCTCATTAACGGTATTAGCTGTTTATGGGGCTTATTTGTATCAACGAGTAGTCAAAGAAGCAAGGGGTTATTCAATGGCAATGTTGAATATCGTAGGCTTTTTACTTGTGTTAATTAACTACTTTCTATCAAGCAGTTTCTCAAAGTTTCATCTTTGGTACTAA
- a CDS encoding uroporphyrinogen-III synthase, with amino-acid sequence MKESPLQSRRILVTRAKDQAKSFTEKIESNGGTAIEVPLITFQKPVKQEEIEQALSSLHTYDWLIFTSINGVHFFFDFLEEFNVAFEYLNDIKIAVVGTKTKEALAQYGVFPSLIPDEFVAESLSEELVKTLQAGEKVLFPKGNLARDLIPRKLSKMDLELTELVIYENVIETRSKEKLQELLMNKDVDIITFTSSSTVKNFVMLLRDESWENYINQLTFACIGPIAAKTAEQYGLTPHIVASTYTIDGLIQAIIDYLEEEEQ; translated from the coding sequence ATGAAAGAATCACCTCTTCAATCTCGTAGAATTTTAGTTACTAGGGCAAAGGACCAAGCTAAAAGTTTTACAGAAAAAATCGAAAGTAATGGCGGGACGGCTATAGAAGTTCCGCTCATTACATTTCAAAAGCCAGTGAAACAAGAAGAGATTGAACAAGCATTATCAAGCTTACATACATATGATTGGCTTATTTTTACGAGTATTAATGGGGTTCACTTCTTTTTTGATTTTCTTGAAGAGTTTAACGTTGCGTTCGAATATCTTAATGATATCAAGATAGCTGTTGTGGGTACTAAAACAAAAGAAGCCTTAGCGCAGTATGGTGTTTTTCCTTCTCTAATACCTGATGAATTTGTTGCTGAAAGCTTGTCAGAAGAATTAGTGAAGACGTTGCAAGCTGGAGAGAAGGTCTTGTTTCCAAAAGGTAATCTTGCAAGAGATTTGATACCTAGAAAGCTTTCCAAAATGGATTTAGAACTAACTGAGCTAGTGATTTATGAAAATGTGATTGAAACTCGTTCAAAGGAAAAGTTGCAAGAATTACTCATGAATAAAGACGTAGACATTATTACGTTTACAAGCTCATCTACAGTAAAAAATTTTGTCATGCTACTTCGTGATGAAAGTTGGGAAAACTACATAAATCAGCTAACATTTGCATGCATTGGTCCAATCGCTGCAAAAACAGCAGAACAATATGGGCTTACACCTCATATTGTGGCAAGTACATATACTATCGATGGTTTAATTCAAGCGATTATTGATTATTTAGAGGAGGAAGAGCAATGA
- a CDS encoding Uma2 family endonuclease produces the protein MDGTKIVIPDLSGICDKSGLNENRYVGVPTVIFEIISPSNQSHDLVFKLNLYMEYGVKEYWIVNPLRICTRRK, from the coding sequence ATGGATGGAACAAAGATTGTCATTCCTGATCTATCCGGTATTTGCGATAAAAGTGGTTTAAATGAAAATAGATATGTTGGAGTCCCAACTGTCATTTTTGAAATTATTAGCCCTTCAAATCAATCGCATGACCTTGTTTTCAAGCTAAACCTTTATATGGAGTACGGAGTAAAAGAATACTGGATAGTTAATCCATTACGTATATGTACTAGAAGAAAATAA
- a CDS encoding Uma2 family endonuclease encodes MNLPIKNHITLKEFYKLREGSESRLEFVDGVVYMTPSPSTMHQRVSGRLHAQLFTLLDGKNCEFFMPLSI; translated from the coding sequence ATGAACTTACCTATAAAAAATCACATTACTCTTAAAGAATTCTACAAACTAAGAGAAGGTTCAGAAAGTAGGTTAGAATTCGTGGATGGTGTCGTTTATATGACTCCTTCACCTTCAACAATGCATCAACGAGTTTCTGGTAGATTGCATGCACAATTATTTACTTTACTAGACGGGAAGAATTGTGAGTTTTTCATGCCCCTTTCGATATAG
- a CDS encoding valine--tRNA ligase, producing MANQDISMPTKYSPQDTEAKWYPYWVNGKFFEATGDESKEPYTIVIPPPNVTGKLHLGHAWDTTLQDILSRVKRMQGYDTLWLPGMDHAGIATQAKVEGKLREQGISRYDLGREKFLEKSWEWKEEYADFIRQQWSKLGLSLDYSRERFTLDEGLSKAVREVFVRLYEKGLIYRGEYIINWDPQTKTALSDIEVIYKDVQGAFYHMKYPLTDGSGYIEVATTRPETMLGDTAVAVHPEDERYKHLIGKKVTLPIVGREIEIVGDDYVDMEFGSGAVKITPAHDPNDFEIGNRHNLERILVMTEEGKMNENAAKYQGMDRFECRKQIVKDLQEDGVLFKIEEHMHSVGHSERSGAVVEPYLSTQWFVKMEPLAKQAIELQKSENKVNFVPDRFEKTYLHWIENIRDWCISRQLWWGHRIPAWYHKQTGEIFVGHEEPADIENWEQDTDVLDTWFSSALWPFSTMGWPDKEAVDFKRHYSTDVLVTGYDIIYFWVARMIFQGLEFTEERPFKDVLIHGLVRDSEGRKMSKSLGNGVDPMDVIDKYGADALRFFLATGSSPGNDLRFYWEKVESTWNFANKIWNASRFALMNMDGLKYEEIDFSGEKSIADKWILTRLQETIKDVTRLTDAYEFGEVGRILYNFIWDDFCDWYIEMAKLPLNGEDEQAKKTTRSILAYVLDQTMRLLHPIMPFITEEIWQHLPHDGESITVAAWPQYTESLVDEETVKDMALLKEIIRSVRNTRAELNVPMSKKIELHVKAKDKQVLAQLEKGKGYIEKFCNPEQLKLGVDIPTPEKSMSQVLTGIELFLPLAGLLDLDAEIARLQKEVDKLDKEVERVQKKLSNQGFIAKAPENVIAEEKAKEKDYVEKRAAVQARIEELKN from the coding sequence ATGGCTAATCAAGATATTTCAATGCCGACAAAATATAGTCCACAGGACACAGAGGCAAAATGGTACCCGTATTGGGTGAATGGAAAGTTTTTTGAAGCAACAGGTGATGAATCAAAGGAACCGTATACAATCGTCATTCCGCCACCAAACGTAACAGGTAAATTACATTTAGGACATGCTTGGGATACGACATTACAAGATATTTTATCTCGTGTGAAACGTATGCAAGGGTATGACACTCTTTGGTTACCAGGTATGGACCATGCAGGGATTGCGACGCAAGCGAAAGTAGAAGGAAAACTTCGTGAGCAAGGTATTAGTCGCTATGATTTAGGTAGAGAGAAATTCTTAGAAAAATCTTGGGAATGGAAAGAAGAGTATGCTGATTTTATTCGTCAGCAATGGTCAAAGCTAGGTCTTTCTTTAGATTACTCTCGTGAACGCTTTACATTAGATGAAGGACTTTCAAAGGCAGTTCGTGAGGTATTTGTACGCCTTTATGAAAAAGGCCTTATCTACCGTGGGGAGTATATTATTAACTGGGACCCGCAAACGAAAACAGCATTATCTGATATCGAAGTAATCTACAAAGATGTACAAGGTGCATTCTATCATATGAAATATCCTCTAACTGATGGTTCTGGTTATATTGAAGTAGCTACAACACGTCCAGAGACAATGCTTGGAGATACGGCAGTTGCTGTTCACCCTGAGGATGAGCGTTACAAGCATTTAATCGGTAAAAAAGTAACTCTACCAATCGTTGGTCGTGAAATCGAAATTGTTGGTGACGACTATGTAGATATGGAATTTGGTTCAGGGGCTGTAAAAATTACACCTGCACATGACCCGAATGACTTTGAAATCGGAAACCGTCACAACCTTGAGCGTATTCTTGTTATGACAGAAGAAGGAAAAATGAATGAAAATGCTGCAAAGTATCAAGGTATGGATCGTTTTGAATGTCGTAAACAAATCGTAAAAGATTTACAAGAAGACGGGGTACTTTTCAAAATTGAAGAGCATATGCATTCAGTAGGACATTCTGAACGTAGCGGTGCAGTTGTTGAGCCTTACTTATCAACACAGTGGTTTGTAAAAATGGAGCCACTAGCTAAGCAAGCCATTGAGCTTCAAAAGTCAGAGAATAAGGTAAACTTTGTCCCAGATCGTTTTGAGAAAACATATTTACACTGGATTGAAAATATTCGTGACTGGTGTATCTCTCGTCAATTATGGTGGGGACATAGAATTCCAGCTTGGTATCATAAGCAAACAGGTGAAATTTTTGTTGGACATGAAGAACCAGCTGATATTGAAAACTGGGAACAAGATACGGATGTACTAGATACGTGGTTCAGTTCTGCGTTATGGCCGTTCTCTACAATGGGCTGGCCTGATAAAGAAGCTGTAGATTTCAAACGTCATTATTCAACAGATGTTCTTGTAACAGGCTACGATATTATCTATTTCTGGGTAGCTCGTATGATTTTCCAAGGGTTAGAGTTTACAGAAGAGCGTCCGTTTAAAGACGTATTAATTCATGGACTTGTACGTGACTCAGAAGGTAGAAAAATGAGTAAATCATTAGGAAACGGTGTCGATCCGATGGATGTTATCGACAAGTACGGTGCTGATGCCCTTCGTTTCTTCCTAGCAACAGGAAGTTCCCCAGGAAATGACTTACGATTCTATTGGGAAAAGGTCGAATCTACTTGGAATTTTGCCAATAAAATTTGGAACGCGTCACGGTTTGCACTAATGAATATGGACGGATTAAAATATGAGGAAATCGACTTCAGTGGCGAAAAATCTATTGCTGACAAATGGATTTTAACTCGTTTACAAGAAACGATTAAAGATGTTACTCGCTTGACTGATGCCTATGAGTTCGGTGAGGTAGGACGTATTCTTTACAACTTCATTTGGGATGATTTCTGTGACTGGTACATTGAGATGGCGAAGCTTCCGTTAAACGGAGAGGATGAGCAAGCGAAGAAAACTACTCGCTCAATTCTTGCTTACGTGCTTGATCAAACAATGCGCTTATTACATCCAATTATGCCGTTTATTACCGAGGAAATATGGCAGCATTTGCCGCACGATGGCGAATCAATTACAGTTGCTGCTTGGCCGCAGTACACTGAAAGTCTTGTGGACGAAGAAACAGTAAAGGATATGGCGTTGTTAAAAGAAATTATTCGCTCTGTTCGTAACACACGTGCTGAATTAAATGTTCCAATGAGTAAAAAAATCGAGCTACATGTAAAAGCGAAGGATAAACAAGTGTTAGCTCAGCTTGAAAAAGGAAAAGGGTACATTGAGAAGTTCTGTAATCCAGAACAATTAAAGCTAGGAGTAGATATACCAACTCCAGAAAAATCAATGTCACAAGTATTAACAGGAATTGAACTATTCCTACCACTAGCTGGTCTACTAGATTTAGACGCAGAAATTGCTCGACTTCAAAAGGAAGTAGACAAGCTAGACAAAGAAGTAGAACGAGTTCAAAAGAAACTAAGCAATCAAGGCTTTATTGCAAAAGCACCTGAGAATGTTATTGCAGAAGAAAAAGCAAAAGAGAAAGACTACGTAGAAAAACGTGCTGCAGTACAAGCGCGTATTGAAGAATTGAAAAACTAA
- the ysxE gene encoding spore coat protein YsxE, with protein MEMTANDSGDGSIFYHYELYPEKIKEYGNVKRIYTRQGEFALKESSLQQEEADWLIHVVRRLNRLGYRNLVPIIPTKYGEYTLSTDTHTYYLMPWIHQDENRGDMPMERVIVEQMGEIHRLTVKSQAYEREDIDQSYQSLLTRWERRKRDLEQFAEQAEGKVYISPFELTLLTHHHFLNAMIETAKTHLKTWYDQCIEKEKYRSVLCHGKLSRQHLLLYQNNQPLLFNFERATLDTPARDLALFYRYSLPYAKWDEEEILNWYGIYNQQLPLLEEERHLLASYLSFPEPILYAIDSYRQQPLNMTELAHVQRLEKRLLMQRRIHRMTNAIVAKNDGQ; from the coding sequence ATGGAAATGACAGCAAATGATTCTGGAGATGGTTCGATATTCTACCACTATGAGCTTTACCCAGAGAAAATAAAAGAGTATGGCAATGTAAAACGAATTTATACGAGACAAGGTGAGTTTGCTTTAAAAGAGTCTAGCTTACAACAAGAGGAAGCCGATTGGCTTATTCATGTCGTGAGAAGATTAAACCGTTTAGGTTATCGTAATTTGGTACCAATCATTCCTACAAAGTATGGTGAGTACACTTTATCTACTGATACACACACTTATTATTTAATGCCTTGGATTCATCAAGATGAAAATAGAGGCGATATGCCAATGGAGCGAGTAATAGTTGAACAGATGGGAGAAATCCATCGTTTAACAGTGAAGTCTCAAGCATATGAGAGAGAAGATATTGATCAGTCTTATCAATCCTTATTAACTAGATGGGAAAGAAGGAAAAGAGATTTAGAACAATTTGCTGAACAAGCAGAAGGAAAAGTTTATATTTCTCCCTTTGAACTTACGTTGCTGACACACCATCATTTTTTAAATGCAATGATAGAGACTGCCAAAACTCATTTAAAAACATGGTATGACCAATGTATTGAAAAAGAAAAGTACCGAAGTGTTTTGTGTCATGGAAAATTATCTAGACAGCATCTGTTACTCTATCAAAATAATCAGCCTTTACTTTTTAACTTTGAACGAGCAACTTTAGACACTCCTGCACGAGATTTAGCATTATTTTATCGGTATTCACTACCTTATGCGAAATGGGATGAGGAAGAGATATTGAACTGGTACGGAATATATAATCAGCAATTACCATTGCTTGAAGAAGAAAGACACTTACTAGCTAGTTATTTAAGCTTTCCAGAGCCTATTCTCTATGCAATTGATAGCTATCGACAACAACCTCTAAATATGACTGAGCTAGCTCATGTCCAACGTTTAGAAAAGAGACTACTAATGCAAAGACGAATTCACCGTATGACGAATGCAATTGTTGCGAAAAATGATGGGCAATAA
- the hemL gene encoding glutamate-1-semialdehyde 2,1-aminomutase, translating into MRSFDKSKEAFSKAKPLMPGGVNSPVRAFKSVDMDPVYMESGKGSRIYDIDGNEYIDYVLSWGPLILGHADDQVVESLKKVTEKGTSFGAPSELETKLAELVIDRVPSIEVVRMVNSGTEATMSALRLARGFTSRNKILKFEGCYHGHGDSLLIKAGSGVATLGLPDSPGVPESVAQNTLTVPYNDLESFQYAFDTFGDDIAGVIVEPVAGNMGVVPPVPGFLEEIRRITEENGTLLIFDEVMTGFRVGYNCAQGELDVTPDLTCLGKVIGGGLPVGAYGGKREIMEQIAPAGPIYQAGTLSGNPLAMTAGYETLSQLKPEDYEHFNKLADRLVEGLGAAAKKYDIPHTSNRAGSMVGFFFTNEKVTNFEKASTSNLDYFKAYFKEMLNQGVSLPPSQFEGMFLSTKHTMEDIEKTITAAEIAFSKLK; encoded by the coding sequence ATGAGAAGCTTTGATAAATCAAAGGAAGCATTTTCAAAGGCAAAACCACTTATGCCAGGTGGAGTAAATAGCCCAGTACGAGCTTTTAAATCAGTTGATATGGACCCGGTTTACATGGAAAGTGGAAAAGGCTCACGAATTTATGATATAGATGGAAACGAGTATATTGACTATGTTCTATCGTGGGGACCATTAATTCTAGGACATGCAGATGACCAAGTCGTTGAATCGTTAAAGAAAGTAACTGAAAAAGGAACTAGCTTTGGTGCACCCAGTGAATTAGAAACGAAACTTGCAGAACTTGTAATTGACCGTGTTCCTTCAATTGAAGTTGTTCGTATGGTTAATTCAGGGACAGAAGCAACGATGAGTGCATTACGCCTAGCTCGTGGGTTTACTAGTCGCAACAAAATCCTTAAATTCGAAGGGTGCTACCATGGACATGGTGACTCACTTTTAATCAAGGCTGGATCGGGTGTAGCGACACTTGGATTACCGGATAGCCCTGGTGTACCGGAAAGCGTAGCGCAAAACACATTGACAGTTCCTTATAATGATTTAGAAAGTTTCCAATATGCTTTTGATACATTTGGAGACGATATTGCTGGGGTTATTGTTGAACCTGTAGCAGGAAACATGGGAGTTGTTCCTCCAGTGCCAGGCTTCCTAGAGGAGATTCGACGTATTACAGAAGAAAACGGTACACTATTAATTTTTGATGAAGTTATGACTGGTTTCCGTGTTGGATACAATTGTGCACAAGGAGAACTAGATGTAACTCCAGACTTAACATGTCTAGGTAAAGTAATCGGCGGTGGTTTACCAGTAGGAGCGTATGGTGGTAAGCGTGAAATTATGGAACAAATTGCACCGGCTGGACCAATTTATCAAGCTGGTACTTTATCAGGAAATCCACTTGCGATGACAGCTGGTTATGAAACTTTATCACAGCTAAAGCCAGAGGATTATGAGCATTTTAATAAGTTAGCAGATCGTTTAGTAGAGGGATTAGGGGCAGCTGCGAAAAAGTATGATATCCCACATACATCTAACAGAGCTGGTTCAATGGTTGGCTTCTTCTTTACAAATGAAAAAGTGACAAACTTTGAAAAAGCATCAACTTCAAATTTAGACTATTTCAAAGCATACTTTAAAGAAATGTTAAATCAGGGAGTATCATTACCACCTTCGCAATTTGAAGGGATGTTCCTCTCAACGAAGCACACAATGGAAGATATCGAAAAAACAATTACGGCAGCAGAAATTGCATTTTCAAAACTGAAATAA
- the hemB gene encoding porphobilinogen synthase, with product MTDVNFRRHRRLRQSSSIRSMVRETSLHTEDLIYPIFVTEGENVKNEVASMPGVFQFSLDLLDAEVSEVVHLGIPAVIVFGVPHDKDDVGTSAYHDHGIVQQGIRQIKEAHPDLTVIADTCLCQFTDHGHCGVIEEGKILNDPTLDLLAKTAVSQAKAGADIIAPSNMMDGFVAAIRHGLDEAGFVDVPIMSYAVKYSSAFYGPFRDAAHSSPKFGDRKTYQMDPANRLEALREAESDMEEGADFLIVKPALSYLDVIREVKDFSGYPIVAYNVSGEYSMIKAASINGWIDEKSVVLEKLLSMKRAGADLILTYFAKDVARWLKK from the coding sequence ATGACTGACGTAAACTTTCGTAGACATCGTCGTTTAAGACAAAGTTCATCGATTCGTTCGATGGTAAGAGAAACTTCCCTACATACTGAAGATTTAATATATCCTATTTTTGTAACCGAAGGTGAAAATGTAAAAAATGAAGTAGCATCTATGCCAGGTGTGTTCCAGTTTTCTTTAGACCTTTTAGATGCAGAAGTGAGCGAGGTAGTTCATTTAGGGATTCCAGCAGTTATCGTTTTCGGTGTCCCTCATGATAAGGATGATGTTGGTACCTCAGCATATCACGACCATGGTATTGTTCAGCAAGGGATTCGTCAAATTAAAGAAGCCCATCCTGATTTAACAGTGATTGCTGACACGTGTTTATGTCAATTTACTGACCACGGACATTGTGGTGTCATTGAAGAAGGAAAAATATTAAATGACCCAACGTTGGACCTTTTAGCTAAAACAGCAGTGTCTCAAGCGAAGGCAGGAGCTGACATTATTGCTCCTTCAAATATGATGGATGGATTTGTTGCAGCGATACGTCATGGGTTAGACGAAGCAGGCTTTGTTGATGTGCCAATCATGTCATACGCGGTAAAATATTCTTCGGCTTTCTACGGACCATTCCGTGATGCGGCTCATAGCTCGCCTAAATTCGGTGATCGTAAGACATATCAAATGGATCCTGCGAACCGTTTAGAAGCGTTACGTGAAGCAGAGTCAGATATGGAAGAAGGAGCAGACTTCTTAATCGTAAAGCCAGCCCTATCATACTTAGATGTCATTCGAGAAGTAAAGGACTTTTCAGGCTACCCAATTGTTGCTTACAACGTAAGTGGCGAATACTCGATGATTAAAGCAGCTAGTATTAATGGATGGATCGATGAGAAAAGCGTAGTATTGGAAAAACTACTTAGCATGAAGCGTGCAGGTGCAGACCTAATTCTGACTTACTTTGCAAAAGATGTAGCAAGATGGCTAAAGAAGTAG